A single Paenibacillus kribbensis DNA region contains:
- a CDS encoding class I SAM-dependent methyltransferase, with protein sequence MDNWRKIWSRTRQLPNTDPDLQFLIDADGFNSGAGKINEEAWSTYVRHAASLMKIQPDDSLFEIGCGSGAFLYPFYKDGHRVSGVDYSPSLIGIASLVMPEMDFSVQEAAHVDSTRRFDIVLANSVFQYFPSIEYAEEVLRLMWEKTNRMLVLLDLNDIQFADEALRIRKGSLSLGEYEKKYAGLEHLFYERNFAEKALKGKRFTINISNQQINNYGNNKFRYNVVIEKW encoded by the coding sequence ATGGATAATTGGAGAAAAATTTGGTCACGCACTCGGCAGCTTCCGAATACTGATCCAGACTTGCAGTTTTTAATCGATGCTGACGGTTTTAACTCTGGAGCGGGAAAGATCAATGAGGAAGCCTGGTCTACTTATGTGAGGCATGCAGCTAGCCTTATGAAGATACAGCCAGATGACTCATTATTTGAAATAGGCTGCGGTAGCGGTGCCTTTTTGTATCCATTCTATAAGGATGGACACCGAGTAAGTGGGGTTGATTATTCTCCTTCCCTCATTGGAATTGCAAGCCTTGTTATGCCGGAGATGGACTTTAGTGTACAGGAAGCTGCTCATGTAGACTCCACACGTCGATTTGACATTGTATTGGCTAATAGTGTTTTTCAATATTTCCCATCTATAGAATATGCGGAAGAAGTGCTTCGGCTTATGTGGGAGAAAACAAATAGAATGCTAGTCCTACTTGATTTGAATGATATCCAGTTCGCAGATGAAGCGTTAAGAATTCGGAAAGGATCGCTATCATTAGGTGAATATGAGAAGAAATATGCTGGTTTGGAACATCTTTTTTATGAACGGAACTTTGCCGAGAAGGCACTTAAAGGTAAGAGGTTTACAATAAATATTTCAAATCAGCAAATCAATAATTATGGCAACAACAAATTCCGGTATAATGTGGTGATTGAAAAATGGTAA